A region of the Kribbella sp. NBC_01245 genome:
GGCCTGATCGGCATGCTCGGCGTCACCGACGACATCGAGGTGGTCGGCGAGGCGGGCGACGGCGAGGAAGCACTCGCCGTGGTCGAGAACACCCGGCCGGACGTCGTACTGATGGACCTGCGCATGCCGCGCCGCGACGGCGTCTCCGCGACCGGCGCGATCGTGACGGGATACCCGGCGACCAAGGTGCTCGTGCTGACGACGTACGACACCGACGCGGACATCCTGCACGCGGTCGAGGCCGGCGCAACGGGCTACCTGCTCAAAGACACGCCGCATGCCGAGCTGCTCGACGGCATTCGCGCGGCGGCCCGGGGTGAGACCGTGCTCGCGCCTCCGGTGGCGGCCAAACTGATGTCCCGCATGCGTACGCCGGTCTCAACCGCGGCAGCGCCTTCGCCACGAGAGCTGGAGGTCCTCGCGGCCGTCGCGCGGGGGCTTAGTAATGCGGAGATCGGGCGCGAGTTGTTCATCGGCGAGGCGACGGTCAAAACCCACCTCCAACGCCTCTTCGCCAAACTAGACGTAGACGACCGAACCCGAGCCGTAACCACCGCCATCGAACGCGGCCTCCTCCCCTCCCCCCGCCGCTAACCGCTTCTCTTTTGCATTCATCGGTCCCTTGTGACCAACCCCCGGCGCGTCATCGGGCCCTCGTGACGCGGCGTGTTGCCGATCATCGGTCCCTTGTGACCACGCGCGCCGTTCCTTTGCATTCATTCGTCGGAATCCGCCCTCTGGCCGCGGCTGACCCGCGCGGGTCAGCAGACGGGTGAGGGCGGATTCCGACGAATGAATGCAAAGTGGTGGGTCAGGCCTTTGCTCCGCCGTAGCGGCGGTCGCGCTGGGCGTAGATCTCGATCGCCCGCCAGAGATCACGCCGATCGAAATCCGGCCAAAGCGTGTCGAGGAAGACCATCTCGGCGTACGCCAACTGCCAGACCAGGAAGTTCGACGTACGCTGCTCCCCCGACGACCGGACGAACAGATCCACCTCGGGAATCTCCGGGTGATACAGGTACTTCGCGACCGTCTGCTCGGTGATGCGATTCGGGTTCAACTTGCCCGCGGCAACGTCTGCCGCGATGTCCTGCACCGCGTCCGCGATCTCGGCCCGGCCGCCGTAGTTCACGCAGAACTGCAGCGTGATCACGTCGTTGTCCTTGGTCCGCTCCTGCGCGTCCTCCAGCTCGGAGATGACGCTCTTCCACAGCCGCGGCCGCCGTCCCGACCAGACCACCCGCACGCCCATCGCGTCCAGCTCGTCGCGCCGGCGATGGATCACGTCGCGGTTGAACCCCATCAGGAACCGGACCTCGTCGGGCGACCGGGACCAGTTCTCGGTGGAGAACGCGTAGGCCGAGATCGTCTTCACGCCGATCTCGATACCGCCCTTGATCACGTCGAGCAGCGAGGCCTCGCCCATCTTGTGACCCTCGGTACGCGGCAACCCGCGCGACTTGGCCCAGCGCCCGTTGCCGTCCATCACGATCGCCACGTGCTTCGGCACCAGCTCCGCGGGAATCTCCGGCGGCCGCGCGCCCGACGGATGCGGATCAGGCGCCACGAAATCCCGCCGACCAACCGTTTCCCCACCACGCCGCCGCGTCAACCGAGCCATCCCCGAAGTCTGCCTCATCCCCAACCCCACTTATCCACAGGCCCTCAGCAGCCACCGCCCCAACCTGAAAGAATTACGACCCTCGCCAACAACGGAACGGAGATATACGCTTGGGGACTATCGATATATACGGAGGCGAGTCGATGACCAAGACGCTGATCGACATCGACGACAACCTGCTCGCCCAGGCGACATCCGCACTGGGCACTCGGACGAAGAAGGACACCGTGAACGAGGCATTGGCGAGAGTCGTCCGGATCGCCGCGTTCGAGAGCGCGGTGGAGTTCGCTCGCGAAGGCGGGTTCGACGATGCGCTGAATCCGGAAGTGATGAAAGGCGCATGGCGCTAGCGCAATACCTGATCGACAAGAGTGCCCTGACGCGACTTGCTTCGCAGGCCGTGACTCAGGCGCTCACACCGCTCGTCCGCGCCGGGCTGACCGCGACGGCCGGCATCGTCGCGCTCGAGATGCTCTACAGCGCCCGACGGGTGGCAGAGCACGACCGGATTCGCGCCGATCTTCGGGCGCACGAGTGGCTCCACGCCATCGACGAGGACTTCAGCCGCGCCATCGACGTACAGCGCGAGCTCTGCACCACCGGCCGTCACCGGGCGGTGTCGCTTCCCGACCTGCTGGTCGCCGCCATTGCCGAACGGCACAACGTGACCGTGCTGCACTACGACGCCGACTTCGACCTCATCGCCGACGTCACCGGCCAGCCGACCAGGTGGGTCGTGCCGCGCGGGAGTGTGGCTTAAGGGGTTAGGTCTAAGTGGGGGAGGGAGCGGAGTTGGCGGTCTAGATGCCAGGCTACGAAGGCGGAGACGAGGCCGGCGGCTTCGCGGCGGGATCTTGGTTCGGCGGCTTCGGCGACGGGCCAGTCGCCGGTGAGCAGGGCGGCCAGGAGGCGGACGGTGCCGGGGGCGGGCATGGCGGAGGCCGGGGGGCGGCAGTTCGCACAGACCATGCCGCCGGCGGCCGGGTTGAACGCGCGGTGCGGCCCCACGTCACCACACTTGGCGCAGTCGTCGAACGAGGGCGCATAACCCGAGATCGCCAGCGAGCGCAGCAGGAACGAGTCGAGCACCAGCCCGGGCTCGCGCTCCCCCATCGACAACACGCGGAGGGCTCCCGCGAGCAAAAGGTGCTGCTGGGTGGCGGGCTCTTTCTCCTCGACGACCAGCCGATCAGCCGTTTCGAGCAGCACCGTGCCGGCCGTATACCGCGCGTAATCGCCGACGATGCGTTCGCCGTACGCCCCGATGATGACGGCCTGCGTGATGACGTCGAGCGTGCGGCCGGTGGCGAGCTGAAGATCCACGTGCATGAACGGTTCGAGCCGGGCGCCGAACCGCGACGACGTCCGCCGCACGCCTTTCACGACCGCGCGGATCTTGCCGTGCGACCGGGTCAGCAGCGTGGCGATCCGGTCGGCTTCGCCCAGTTTCTGGGTTCGAAGCACGACGGCTTCGTCACGGTAGAGCGGCACCCATTCAGTCTCTCACCCCGCGTCGACATTCTTCAGATAAGCCGCCAGGCTCAACGGCGGACGACCGGTCAGGGCCGCCACATCACCCGTCACGGCCGCGACCTCGCCACTCGCGATCTGGGCGTACGACGTGACCCAGCCGGCCACCTCCCACGAGGGCGCGCCATACCGCTCGCGCGACCGGTACGCCTCGTCCAGCGTCTCGGCCTGATACGTGATCGGACGACCCCACGCCTCGGAGAGCAACCTCGCCACGTCGGTCATGGTCAACGCCTCGGGCCCGGTCAGGTCGTACGTCCGCCCCTCGTGCCCGTCACTCGTCAGCACCCGCGCGGCCGCCTCCGCCACGTCGGCCCGGGCCACCGCGCCGACCCGGCCATCGCCGGCCGGTCCACGGATGACGTCGTCCTCGCCGACCATCGCCGGCAGGAAATCCAGGTAAAGGCTGTCGCGCAAGAACGTGAACCCGATCCCGCTCGCGCGCAGGTGCTGCTCCGTATGCCAGTGGTCGCGGGCGAGCGTGAAGGTGGCACACGCCGCGGCATTCAGGAACGACGTGTAGACGATGCGCCGTACGCCGGCCGCGACCGCCGCGTCGATCGTGGCCGTGTGCAGCGCGACGCGGTCGGCCGATTCGGCGGCACTCACCAGCAGCAAGGTCTCGACGCCGTCCAGCGCGTTGAGCAGCGCGTGATGATCGCCGTACGACGCTTCAGCCGTCTCCGCGCCGGGCAGTTCCGGCGCCCGCGACGGGTCGCGAACCACCAGCCGCTGGGGAATTCCCTCAGCCGCCAGCAGCCGGGCCACTCGGCCTCCGACCAGCCCGGTGGCGCCGGTGACGCCGATCACCGCTCCACCAACCCCATCGCGCCCTCGGCATACCGGTCGCCCGCGACGCCGTCGGCCGGGAAGGCCTGCTCCAGCGCGGCCAGGTCGGCCTCGGTCAGGACGACGTCCACGGCGCCGAGGTTCTCCGCGAGGTACTTGCGCCGCTTGGTGCCCGGGATCGGCGCCACGTCGTTGCCCTGGGCAAGCAACCAGGCGAGCGCGAGCTGGCTGGCGGTGACACCCTTCGCCTCGGCCAGTTCGCGCACCTTGTCGACCAGGTCGAGGTTGCGCTGGAAGTTCGCGCCGGTGAAGCGGGGCAGATTCCGGCGCATGTCGTCCGGCTCGAAGTCGTCCGGCGTCCGGAGCTGGCCGGTCAGGAAGCCGCGGCCGAGCGGGCTGAACGGGACGAACCCGACGCCGAGCTCGCGCAGCGTCGGTAGCACCGCGGTCTCGGGATCGCGGGTCCACAGCGACCATTCGCTCTGCACGGCGCTGATCGGGTGCACCGCGTGCGCCGCCCGCACGGTGGCGCCGTTCACCTCGGACAGCCCCAGGTAACGGACCTTGCCCGCCTTGACCTGCTCGGCCATCGCGCCAACCGTCTCCTCGATCGGGACGGCCGGGTCCTTGCGATGGAGGTACCAGAGATCCACGTGGTCGACGCCGAGCCTTCGCAGGGACGCGTCGAGCGCCTCGCGCGCGTACTCCGGCGAGCCGTCCACCGCCGTCGGCATCCCGCCGGCGCGATCGCCCCACTGCAGGCCGAACTTGGTCGCGAGCACCACCTCGTCCCGGCGCCCGGCGAGCGCGCGGCCGACGAGCGACTCGTTCTCGCCGGAGCCGTAAACGTCCGCGGTGTCGATGAAGGTGCAGCCCGCGTCGATCGCGGCGTGCAGGGTGGCGATGGACTCGTCTTCGTCGGTCTGCACGCCGTACGACTGCGACATGCCCATGCAGCCGAGGCCGAGACTGGAAACCGTCAGTTCTCCGAGCTGGGATTCACGCATGCTCCGAACCTACCGGCCGGGTATCGCCGGGGTCCGGGAGGGCAGGTTTACGAGCTCGAATACTGATTGGGCAACAACTTCGCATCGGTACGACGACGGTGCGCGGGTCTGCCCGTAAGTATCTGGCGGCAGCGCCCCGGCGGATCGTAAGTTGCGGCACATGCGCGCGCAAAGTGGGGGGTCCCGGTGTTTCTGAGGCATGCGCTGCGGTATCGGTGGTGGCAGACCTGTGTGCTCGCGGGCGTGAGCCTGCTGATCGGGACGTGTGCCGCCTTTGCACCCTGGTTCGCCCGGTCCGTCGAGCAGACCGTCGTCACCGAGATGCTGACCGTCCAGCGATTGCAGGCCGCCTGGCAACTAGAAGGCCGGCCGCCGCCCAGTTTCGAAGGTCCCAAGGAGGCCGTCCCACCCGAGCAACTCTCCGAGCTCATCCCGGCCGATGTGCTGCCGCTGCTCGAACCACCCGTCCACGGCCTGCGAGCCGACATCAGCTGGGATCCGACGAACGGCGGTCTCGGCGCCCGCGCACGGCTGGCGTGGCGCGACGATCTCTGCGCGCATCTCGACCTGGTGCAAGGCCGATGCCCGAAGGCTGCGAACGAAGTCGCGCTGTCGGTGACCGACGTGACGAACTTCTCCGCGAAGCCCGGGATGACGCTGAAGGCCACTGCGACCGAGTACGCCGGTGGTGGCACGCTCAAGGTCGTCGGCATCTACCGGCCGAAGGATGAGCGCGAGCCTTACTGGTTCGGCGTCACCCCGACCGGCCACTCCGTCGTACGCGAGGACAAGCCGTCGAACTCGGACTTCGTGCTGACCGATCGCGCGACGTTCAGCCAGAACAAGACCTGGGGCCAGTTCAGTACGTCGGACACGGCGCCTGTCCCGGGCACGGTACGGCTCGACGATCTCCCCCGGCTCAAAGAGGTCAGTAGTCAGTTTGAGATGGCAGGGGCCGAGCACAACCACGTGGTCAGCAACTTCACCGCACTACCGGCGCTGGCGGACTCGTTGGCGGCCGAGCGTCGTCAGGCCACCACGATCATCCCGCTGGTCATGGTGCAAGTTGCGCTGTTCGGGGTCGTCGTACTGGCTCTCGCGCTCTCTGCCGTGGTGGACCAGCGTCGGCCGGAGCTGGCGATCTCACGACTTAGAGGCCTCCGGCAAGGGCAGACGGGCTCGATGTTGGCCCTAGAACTTGCAGGTCCTGTAGTGGCCGGGATGCTCGGCGGCGTTGCGGCCGGGTTTGGCCTACTACTGCTGGTTAGAGCCACTTGGCTTGACGGTGGAGCGCCCATTGAGTTGCCGTGGACCGTGCCGGCTGCACTCGCTGCTGCGATCTTGGCCGGGCTCAGCGTGGTGGTGTGGACGGTGCAGTCGGTAGTTCGCCAGCCGATCTCCACGCTGCTACGACGGATCGTGCCTCGCCGTCGCGGCCGTACGCTCGGCGTGATCGACCTGTCCGTCATAGTGCTCGCATCCGCCGGGTTGGTGGCAGCACTCACTGGTGATGGCCGTGGCCCGCTGCCGATCCTCACACCGACGCTGCTCGCCTTGGCAGTTGGTCTCGCCTTTGCGCACCTGCTGTTGCCGCTAGCCGCCAGAGTCAGCCGTCGTTCGATGACGAATGGCAGGCTCGGTCTGGCGCTTGGTGCGCTCCAGGTCGCCAGACGTCCCGCAGTCACTCGGATCGTCGCCATCGTGGCTGTGGCGAGTGCGCTTGTCTGCTTTGCGGGACAGGCCGCATTCGTTGCCGGGGACAACCGGGACCTGCGGGCGGGCTACGAGACTGGGGCGGAGGCGGTGCTGGACCTGGGTTCACCGAATCTGGCCAAGCTGGACAAGGCTCTGGCAACGGTTGATCCCGAGCGCAAGTGGATGACGCCGGTCCTGCTGGGCGTGCCGGCCTCGCAGGACGCGCTGACCACCATGATGGTCGAGCTCGACAGCTTCCGCCGGATCGCCTACCGCGGCGACCGGATCACCGACGAGGCCGGCTATCAGCAGATCAAGGCACCCGCCAATCAGGGTGTGCTGGTGAAGGGCTCGCGGCTGAGGCTTACCGTGACGCCGTCTGCGATGTCGGCGGCACGCATGGCGACGGTCGACGGCACGCCTCCCCCGCCGCTGGAGCAGGCCAAGCCGCTGCGGATCGAGGCGACGATCGTCGCTGCGGACGGCGGTCGCTATGTGATGCAGCTCGGCTCGGTGCCGCTCAAGGCGGGTCGGCCGGTCCAGCTGTCGGCCCCGATGGGCTGCGAACGCGGTTGCCGGCTGTTGCGACTCGGCATCTCGCGTCAACTCGGTGACGTGGCCGGGCTCGAGGGCGTGGTGACGATCAGCAACGTGTCCTCTGACGGGCAGCAGGTGGTCGATCTCGGCAGCGGCGGCGACTGGAAGCCGTTGCTCGAGACGATCCAGGAGGAGACGATCGCCGGCCAGGACGCGGCGGACGGTCTGAGTCTCGCCTTCACCAACCACGGCAGCGCTCTCGGCGTACAGCACGTCTCGGTCCCGGTCGCGGTGCCCGCGCTGGTGACGTCGGACTTCCCGTTCACGGAGTCGTCGACCGCGCCCGGGATCGACGGCATGGCTATGCCGCTGGTCTCGGTGCCGCCTGCGCTCGCGCCTATCCCGCGTTTGCTGCGTTCTACGGCGCTGGTCGACCTCACCACGGTACGGCGGCTGGGCGGTTCGCCGGACACGACGGTGTTGTCGTCGTACCTCTGGCTCAACGCGGACGGCCTCGCGCATCTCGACGAGATCCTCGCGGGTCTGCGGTCGGCCGGGCTCACGCCTACCGTGATCGACCGGCTCAGCGATCGGACCGCCACGTACGCGCGCTCCGCCAGCGCCCTCGCTTTGCAGCTGACGCCGGTCGTCGGTATCGCCGGGTGGTCGCTGGCGATCATCGTGCTGCTGCTGATGGTCGTGACGTCGTGGCGGTCCCGTGCCCAGGATTACGCCAGCCTGCGAATCGCGGGCGTACCTGCGGCGGTGACGGCTCGCGCGGCTCGGTGGGAACAGACCGGGCCGGTGGCGCTCGCCGTACTGCTCGGGTCTTTCTGCGGTGTGGCGGGCGCGAAGATCGCCTTGCCGTTGATACCGCTGTTCGCGGAGACCACGACGCCTTCGCCGGTACCACTCGATCTCGGGCTCAACGAAGGGGTCGCGATCGGTCTCTGGCTGGCTGGAACCGTGGTCCTCACCGTCACCACCTTGTTGCTCGGTACGGCGGTCAGCCGGCGAGCGACTTACCCGCGGATCCGGGAGGAACTGTGACCGGGTTGGCCGTCACCACGCATGGGCTAGTGCACATCTATCGCAGCGACGGGCATGACGTGGCCGCGCTGTCGGGTATCGGTATCGCCATTCGTCCGGGTGAACTCGTTGGTCTGCTCGGGCCGTCCGGCGCGGGGAAGTCGACGTTGCTGCAGCTGTGTGGCGGGCTGATCCAGCCAAGCGCCGGACGGTTGCGGATCGGCGAGCACGATGTCGCGAAGATGTCCGGGCCCGAGTTGGACCGCATGCGCGCGAGCGACGTCGGCATCGTGATCCAGGGCGCCGGGCGCAACCTCGTGCCTTACCTGACACCAGAGGACAACGTCCGCTTCGCCCAACGCGCCGCCCACGCGATCCTCCCCCGCCGCACCCGAGGCGCCGCCACCGAGGCCGCTGACCGGACCACTGGTGGCACGACTGATGGCACCGCTCGTGGGACCGCCGGGCGCACCGCTGGTGGGACCGCCGGGCGCACCGCTGGTGGGACCGCCGGGCGCACCGCTGGTGGCACCGCCGGTGACACTGCTGGTGGCACCGCTAGTGGGCGCGACCTGCCCGCACCGCGGGACGTACTCGCGTTGGTCGGCCTGGCCGATCACGCGCGAACGCCGCTGGGCAGGCTGACGCCAGGCCAGGTACAACTCGCAGCCGTTGCCGTAGGCATCGCCACCTTCCCGGGATTGCTACTCGCCGACGAACCAACCAGCCAACTCGACCACCGAGCCCGCGACGAGGTGGTCGAAGCCATCCGCACGGTCAACGCCCAAACCGGCATGACCGTGCTCCTGATCACGCACGACCCGGACGTCGCCGCCGTACTCCCGCGCACAATCACCATCCGAGACGGCCGCATCGCCTCCGAAGGCCGCTCCGGCGAGGAGTTCGCCGTAGTCGCGACTGACGGCTCTCTACCACTCCCGCCGCACGTCGCCGACCGCCTCCCACCCGGCACGCTCCTACGCGTCACCATCACAGACGGCGAAGTCCGCCTAACCCCCGCCGACGACACCGAGCCCACGCAATGACCGCCGCACACACCCCGACCCCGCGGCACAACACCGAGGAGCGGTCATGATCTCCGTGCGCAATCTGACGGTGCGGTACGACGCGGTGGTCGCCGTGGCGGAGGTCAGCCTCGACCTGCCGGCCGGCGTCTTCCTCGCGGTCAGTGGACCGTCCGGCGCCGGCAAGAGCTCGCTGCTGTGGGCCATCGCCGGCGCGACTGCTCCGACTTCGGGCACGGTCGAGCTCGACGGCACACCCGTGACAAGCCGTCCCGAAGCCGCCGCGAGTGGCGTCGTACTGATCCCGCAGGGCAACGGCCTCGCCCGAGTCCTCACCGCTCGCGAGAACCTGGCCATTCCGTTGCTCTCGGCCCCCGAACTCGGCCAAGTCCTGCGCCGCGCACGTGGTGACGCCGACGAGGAGGACCGCGAGGAACGCGAAGAGTCCCTGCGCCAGGTCGACGGCATTGTCGACCAGGCCCTCACCGATGTCGGTCTCGAGGACAGCGGCAATCACCTGGTCGAGGAGCTATCGGGTGGCGAGCAGCAACGAGTTGCCGTTGCCCGCGGCCTGGCCCAGCGCGGCCGGGTGATCCTGGCGGACGAGTCCACCAGCGAACTCGACGGCGCCAACCGCGAGCGCGTACTCACCCTGCTCCGCCGCGAGGCACACCGCGGCGCAGCAGTACTCATCGCGACCCACGACCCGACTGTCGCCGACGCAGCCGACGCCCACGCCTCCATGGACGAAGGCCACCTAACCTGGCAACGCCGCCTCTAGCGCCGGACGCCTCGGAAGTCAGCTCGCCAACGCTCTTTGCCGCCGCCCAGCGTCGTACGGCGGCACGCGACGAAAGCGCCGAGACCTCCGCCCGCCACACGCCGAACCGCCTTCGCGTGCGCGTACGTCGTACAGCCGAACTCGGGCTGCACGGTGAATCTGTGGCGCCTAAAGCGCCCTACGTGGGCTAGCCAAACAGCGGCCTCGGGTCGAAGAAGACCCGGATCGCGCTGATCCGACCGTCGATGACCTTGAACCAACCCGAGGTCGGCAGTGTCGCGCCTTCGGTGTTGAGGTCGTAGATGACGCACGCGTCCTCACCGTCGGCGAACGCGTGCCGCCGATCGGCCGATTTCACGATCTTGACCAGTCCCTCGAGACCTTTCAGGCAATCCGCTATCCCCTCGGCCGTGCCAAGAGGTCCGACGAACGTCACGTCGTCATGCAACAAGGTCCGGGTGGTATCGAGATCACCCGAAGTCCACGAATCCACATATCGAATGGCGACAGACCTCGCGTCTGTATCCACCATGAGCGCCTCCGATCGCTTTACCTGCTTGAGTTTGCAGGAACAACGCTAGCTACCGGCACCGACAGTTTTTGATTCGAAACCAGCAGATGCGACACGACCCGCATCTCGACGCCAGAGCGCGGCCGAGCCCCCAGCGCGACACCTCATGAGGCGCGAACGTCGGGGGCCCGGACTAAATAACGAACTAACGAGCAGTGTTACCGATTCGCGCGGTTGATCGCCGAGACGACCGCCTTCAGCGAGGCGGTGAGGATGTTCGCATCCCGCCCGACTCCCCAGAACACGTCATCCCCGACCTCGCACTCGACGTACGCCGCGGCCAGCGCATCGCCGCCGGACGAGAGCGCGTGCTCGTGGTAGTCCAGCACGCGCACGTCGTACTTCAGCGGCTTGATCGCGTCGACGAACGCCGACACCGGACCGTTGCCCTCGCCAATCAAGTCATGCGGCACACCGTCGGAGTAGACCTGCACGCGAAGTACATCGTTCTGCCCCTCACCCGACGACGAGTTGACCGTCAGCAGCGACAGCCGGCCCGGCGACAGGTACTCCGTGGAGAAGATCTCCCACATCTGCTGGGGTCCGACCTCGCCACCCGCGGCGTCGGTGTGCTGCTGGATCACCCGGCTGAACTCGATCTGCAGGCGGCGCGGCAGGTCGAGCCGGTGCTCCGACTTCATGATGTACGCGACGCCGCCCTTGCCAGACTGCGAGTTGACCCGGATCACGGCCTCATAGCTGCGACCGACGTCCTTCGGATCGATCGGCAGGTACGGCGCTTCCCAAGCGATCTCGGAGACGGGCTTGCCCTCTGCCACGGCCTGCTTGTCCAGCGCCTCCAGGCCCTTCTTGATCGCGTCCTGGTGCGAACCGGAGAAGGCGGTGTAGACGAGATCGCCCGCATACGGCGAGCGCTCGGGCACCCGCATCTGCGTGCAGTACTCGACCGTACGGCGGATCTCGTCGATATCCGCGAAGTCGATCTGCGGGTCGATGCCCTGGCTGAACAGGTTCATCCCCAGCGTCACCAGGTCGACGTTGCCGGTCCGCTCGCCATGACCGAACAGGCAGCCCTCGACGCGATCGGCCCCGGCCATCAGGGCCAGCTCGGTCGCGGCGACCGCCGTACCGCGGTCGTTGTGCGGGTGCAGGCTGATCGTGCTGAACTCGCGCCTGGTCAGGTTGCGGCCGAACCACTCGATCTGGTCGGCGTACACGTTCGGCGTGGACATCTCGACCGTGGCGGGCAGGTTCAGGATGATCTCGCGGCCCTCGGCGGGCTGCCAGACATCG
Encoded here:
- a CDS encoding response regulator transcription factor, translating into MNVRVVVVDDHPVVRSGLIGMLGVTDDIEVVGEAGDGEEALAVVENTRPDVVLMDLRMPRRDGVSATGAIVTGYPATKVLVLTTYDTDADILHAVEAGATGYLLKDTPHAELLDGIRAAARGETVLAPPVAAKLMSRMRTPVSTAAAPSPRELEVLAAVARGLSNAEIGRELFIGEATVKTHLQRLFAKLDVDDRTRAVTTAIERGLLPSPRR
- a CDS encoding isoprenyl transferase, with the protein product MARLTRRRGGETVGRRDFVAPDPHPSGARPPEIPAELVPKHVAIVMDGNGRWAKSRGLPRTEGHKMGEASLLDVIKGGIEIGVKTISAYAFSTENWSRSPDEVRFLMGFNRDVIHRRRDELDAMGVRVVWSGRRPRLWKSVISELEDAQERTKDNDVITLQFCVNYGGRAEIADAVQDIAADVAAGKLNPNRITEQTVAKYLYHPEIPEVDLFVRSSGEQRTSNFLVWQLAYAEMVFLDTLWPDFDRRDLWRAIEIYAQRDRRYGGAKA
- a CDS encoding type II toxin-antitoxin system VapB family antitoxin, whose translation is MTKTLIDIDDNLLAQATSALGTRTKKDTVNEALARVVRIAAFESAVEFAREGGFDDALNPEVMKGAWR
- a CDS encoding PIN domain nuclease; amino-acid sequence: MALAQYLIDKSALTRLASQAVTQALTPLVRAGLTATAGIVALEMLYSARRVAEHDRIRADLRAHEWLHAIDEDFSRAIDVQRELCTTGRHRAVSLPDLLVAAIAERHNVTVLHYDADFDLIADVTGQPTRWVVPRGSVA
- the recO gene encoding DNA repair protein RecO produces the protein MPLYRDEAVVLRTQKLGEADRIATLLTRSHGKIRAVVKGVRRTSSRFGARLEPFMHVDLQLATGRTLDVITQAVIIGAYGERIVGDYARYTAGTVLLETADRLVVEEKEPATQQHLLLAGALRVLSMGEREPGLVLDSFLLRSLAISGYAPSFDDCAKCGDVGPHRAFNPAAGGMVCANCRPPASAMPAPGTVRLLAALLTGDWPVAEAAEPRSRREAAGLVSAFVAWHLDRQLRSLPHLDLTP
- a CDS encoding SDR family oxidoreductase; translation: MIGVTGATGLVGGRVARLLAAEGIPQRLVVRDPSRAPELPGAETAEASYGDHHALLNALDGVETLLLVSAAESADRVALHTATIDAAVAAGVRRIVYTSFLNAAACATFTLARDHWHTEQHLRASGIGFTFLRDSLYLDFLPAMVGEDDVIRGPAGDGRVGAVARADVAEAAARVLTSDGHEGRTYDLTGPEALTMTDVARLLSEAWGRPITYQAETLDEAYRSRERYGAPSWEVAGWVTSYAQIASGEVAAVTGDVAALTGRPPLSLAAYLKNVDAG
- a CDS encoding aldo/keto reductase; the protein is MRESQLGELTVSSLGLGCMGMSQSYGVQTDEDESIATLHAAIDAGCTFIDTADVYGSGENESLVGRALAGRRDEVVLATKFGLQWGDRAGGMPTAVDGSPEYAREALDASLRRLGVDHVDLWYLHRKDPAVPIEETVGAMAEQVKAGKVRYLGLSEVNGATVRAAHAVHPISAVQSEWSLWTRDPETAVLPTLRELGVGFVPFSPLGRGFLTGQLRTPDDFEPDDMRRNLPRFTGANFQRNLDLVDKVRELAEAKGVTASQLALAWLLAQGNDVAPIPGTKRRKYLAENLGAVDVVLTEADLAALEQAFPADGVAGDRYAEGAMGLVER
- a CDS encoding FtsX-like permease family protein translates to MFLRHALRYRWWQTCVLAGVSLLIGTCAAFAPWFARSVEQTVVTEMLTVQRLQAAWQLEGRPPPSFEGPKEAVPPEQLSELIPADVLPLLEPPVHGLRADISWDPTNGGLGARARLAWRDDLCAHLDLVQGRCPKAANEVALSVTDVTNFSAKPGMTLKATATEYAGGGTLKVVGIYRPKDEREPYWFGVTPTGHSVVREDKPSNSDFVLTDRATFSQNKTWGQFSTSDTAPVPGTVRLDDLPRLKEVSSQFEMAGAEHNHVVSNFTALPALADSLAAERRQATTIIPLVMVQVALFGVVVLALALSAVVDQRRPELAISRLRGLRQGQTGSMLALELAGPVVAGMLGGVAAGFGLLLLVRATWLDGGAPIELPWTVPAALAAAILAGLSVVVWTVQSVVRQPISTLLRRIVPRRRGRTLGVIDLSVIVLASAGLVAALTGDGRGPLPILTPTLLALAVGLAFAHLLLPLAARVSRRSMTNGRLGLALGALQVARRPAVTRIVAIVAVASALVCFAGQAAFVAGDNRDLRAGYETGAEAVLDLGSPNLAKLDKALATVDPERKWMTPVLLGVPASQDALTTMMVELDSFRRIAYRGDRITDEAGYQQIKAPANQGVLVKGSRLRLTVTPSAMSAARMATVDGTPPPPLEQAKPLRIEATIVAADGGRYVMQLGSVPLKAGRPVQLSAPMGCERGCRLLRLGISRQLGDVAGLEGVVTISNVSSDGQQVVDLGSGGDWKPLLETIQEETIAGQDAADGLSLAFTNHGSALGVQHVSVPVAVPALVTSDFPFTESSTAPGIDGMAMPLVSVPPALAPIPRLLRSTALVDLTTVRRLGGSPDTTVLSSYLWLNADGLAHLDEILAGLRSAGLTPTVIDRLSDRTATYARSASALALQLTPVVGIAGWSLAIIVLLLMVVTSWRSRAQDYASLRIAGVPAAVTARAARWEQTGPVALAVLLGSFCGVAGAKIALPLIPLFAETTTPSPVPLDLGLNEGVAIGLWLAGTVVLTVTTLLLGTAVSRRATYPRIREEL
- a CDS encoding ABC transporter ATP-binding protein, with amino-acid sequence MTGLAVTTHGLVHIYRSDGHDVAALSGIGIAIRPGELVGLLGPSGAGKSTLLQLCGGLIQPSAGRLRIGEHDVAKMSGPELDRMRASDVGIVIQGAGRNLVPYLTPEDNVRFAQRAAHAILPRRTRGAATEAADRTTGGTTDGTARGTAGRTAGGTAGRTAGGTAGRTAGGTAGDTAGGTASGRDLPAPRDVLALVGLADHARTPLGRLTPGQVQLAAVAVGIATFPGLLLADEPTSQLDHRARDEVVEAIRTVNAQTGMTVLLITHDPDVAAVLPRTITIRDGRIASEGRSGEEFAVVATDGSLPLPPHVADRLPPGTLLRVTITDGEVRLTPADDTEPTQ
- a CDS encoding ABC transporter ATP-binding protein, which encodes MISVRNLTVRYDAVVAVAEVSLDLPAGVFLAVSGPSGAGKSSLLWAIAGATAPTSGTVELDGTPVTSRPEAAASGVVLIPQGNGLARVLTARENLAIPLLSAPELGQVLRRARGDADEEDREEREESLRQVDGIVDQALTDVGLEDSGNHLVEELSGGEQQRVAVARGLAQRGRVILADESTSELDGANRERVLTLLRREAHRGAAVLIATHDPTVADAADAHASMDEGHLTWQRRL
- a CDS encoding nuclear transport factor 2 family protein; the protein is MVDTDARSVAIRYVDSWTSGDLDTTRTLLHDDVTFVGPLGTAEGIADCLKGLEGLVKIVKSADRRHAFADGEDACVIYDLNTEGATLPTSGWFKVIDGRISAIRVFFDPRPLFG